CGCCCCCCGTCATGCCGGTTTCGATACGCGGCGCGAGCCAGCGATAGGCCGCGATCGTGACGTCGGTCGCAACCTGCATCAGCGCGAGTTCGGCGGGCGTCTTGATCATGCGGCAGCCACGGACGACCGGATTGGCGACGACCTGCCTGGCATCAGGCGCGAAACGGCCGAGATCGGTCGGTATGAAGAGGCGGGTGGTTTCCTCTATGCCGATCGTCGCGCGATCGAGCCGCCGTTCCTTCAGCCACGCCGCGACGACGGCAAGCGCGTTGCCGTCCTCCTGCCAGACGCGGACCTCTGCCGGGACGGCGAGCGACTGGCGGACGGATGGTTCCTCGAAGAACGGGGTGACGATCAGCGGCTGGCCGTCCCGGGGGAGGATGGCTAGCGTCGGGCGTTCGCTGCGGCCCCATCGGATGCCGGTGAAATAGGTCATCGAGGAGCCGGGCTCGATCAGCACCGCGCCCATGCCGTTGGCCCGCATCAGCGCCTGCGCCCTGGACAGGCGACGGGCGCGTTCGTCCGCCCCGATCGGGATGGCGCCCGCCGTGATATCGTGCAGTTCCGCCAGATCGGGTTCGGCGGCGCGCAGCACGCCAGTGGACAGCAGCGGGATCGCGGCTAAACCGGCGAGCAGCGTGCGGCGGGAGGGGGAGACGACCATCGCGGATCGATAGGGCGCTTGACCCGACGGCCGCAATCCCCTTCCCTGCCGTGCAGTTTCGGGAGTGCATGAATGGCCAAACGGCTGACTGTGTTTATCGTGATCGGCCTGCTGCTCGGCATCGTCACGGGGTTGGCGATCCACGGCTGGCTGGACGACGGCACGCCCGCCGCGGCGGCGCGGCTGAAGGACGTCGCCGGCTATGTCTCGATCGGCACGACGATCTTCCTGCGGCTCATCAAGATGATCATCGCGCCGCTGGTGTTCGCGACGCTGGTCAGCGGGATCGCGCAGATGGGCGATACCGCGGCACTGGGCCGGGTTGGCGCGAAGGCGATCGGCTGGTTCGTCTGCGCCAGCCTGCTGTCGCTGGGGCTGGGGCTGATCCTGGTCAACGCGATCCATCCGGGGGTCGGCATCAACCTGCCGCTGCCGCCGGTCGGCGCCGATGCCGGCGTGTCGACGGATGCGTTCAGCCTCGCCAAGTTCATCACCCATATCGTCCCCGCATCGATGGTCGAGGCGATGGCGACCAACGAGATCCTGCAGATCGTCGTCTTTTCGATCTTCGTCGGGGTGGCGATCACCGCGGTCGGCGACGTCGCCAAGCCGCTGATCCGCGCCGTGGAGGCGCTGGTGGCGATCATGCTGCAGATCACCGACTATGTGATGCGCTTTGCACCCATCGCCGTATTCTGCGCGGTCACCGCGACGCTGGCCGAGCGCGGCGCAGGGGTGATCGGGCAACTCGCGTTCTTCATGGGCAGCTTCTACCTGGCGCTGTTCATCCTGTGGGCGGTCCTGCTGGGCTTCGGCTTCCTGTTCATCGGGCCCCGTATCCGCGACCTCATCCGCTACATCCGCGAGCCGCTGCTGGTCGCGTTCACGACCGCATCGTCCGAGGCCGCCTATCCACGGATGCTGGAGGCGCTGGACCGGTTCGGCGTGCCCCCCAAGATCGCCAGCTTCGTGTTGCCGCTCGGTTATTCGTTCAACCTCGACGGATCGATGATGTACGTCACGTTCGCGTCGGTGTTCATCGCCCAGGCCTATGGCATCGACATGCCGCTGGGGACGCAGATCGCGATGCTGCTGTTCCTGATGATCTCGTCCAAGGGCATCGCCGCGGTGC
The sequence above is a segment of the Sphingomonas insulae genome. Coding sequences within it:
- a CDS encoding M24 family metallopeptidase, translating into MVVSPSRRTLLAGLAAIPLLSTGVLRAAEPDLAELHDITAGAIPIGADERARRLSRAQALMRANGMGAVLIEPGSSMTYFTGIRWGRSERPTLAILPRDGQPLIVTPFFEEPSVRQSLAVPAEVRVWQEDGNALAVVAAWLKERRLDRATIGIEETTRLFIPTDLGRFAPDARQVVANPVVRGCRMIKTPAELALMQVATDVTIAAYRWLAPRIETGMTGGEIGALMNAATRRLGGDPEFALALIGPAAALPHGSREVHRIAPAEILLMDCGCTVQGYQSDVSRTWVPQGAATVAQRKVWNDAAHGQQVALAAAKIGATAGSVDDAVRAYYTGLGYGPDYALPGLSHRTGHGIGMDGHEPVNLVRGELTRLTAGMCFSNEPGIYLPGRFGVRLEDCFHLTADGPRWFSTPPRSIDAPLA
- a CDS encoding dicarboxylate/amino acid:cation symporter, which produces MAKRLTVFIVIGLLLGIVTGLAIHGWLDDGTPAAAARLKDVAGYVSIGTTIFLRLIKMIIAPLVFATLVSGIAQMGDTAALGRVGAKAIGWFVCASLLSLGLGLILVNAIHPGVGINLPLPPVGADAGVSTDAFSLAKFITHIVPASMVEAMATNEILQIVVFSIFVGVAITAVGDVAKPLIRAVEALVAIMLQITDYVMRFAPIAVFCAVTATLAERGAGVIGQLAFFMGSFYLALFILWAVLLGFGFLFIGPRIRDLIRYIREPLLVAFTTASSEAAYPRMLEALDRFGVPPKIASFVLPLGYSFNLDGSMMYVTFASVFIAQAYGIDMPLGTQIAMLLFLMISSKGIAAVPRASLVVIAAVLPVFDIPEAGLLLILAIDHFLDMGRTATNVIGNAVASAVVAKWEGGFDPREPAEIEPAHAPAHVPEPPAPTSFRH